One stretch of Clavelina lepadiformis chromosome 6, kaClaLepa1.1, whole genome shotgun sequence DNA includes these proteins:
- the LOC143462547 gene encoding uncharacterized protein LOC143462547 produces MYRHVILCLLLCGISPTRAQILSPDAVIRIFNVTYTLGNMTFTSATVEEVLPDLSTALANPLGPDFTTTIMDPCSTSLHLCHVDATCIDVDETMGIFQCKCNVGFNQTASIATFDGNRSLIPDGTFCPDLDECASGNHDCDEQSTCFNTRGSYTCTCEIGFTGTGVECKDVDECEEEICDRNAKCFNYGGSFSCDCNSGFTGDGFKCEDIDECLFITSCPTNSSCTNAIGSYVCDCDVGFYWDGLDCQNMDECATPLHACHSNARCVDNFGSYFCECLFGYHGDGVTCSDVDECWTPGLNNCHENATCRNTIGGFFCQCLPGFNGDGVTCDAIKEGLVLSCPDIRLSMTSSYQLNAILLCDYVKWRVTSLSKWLSTLKTWRDCLFSGDVIDLDCVDLNVTCVNKIQESIHYDAFGCAVHVCPDGQYDVSGGEIWKKDLSRWAEVYLTWRSAMLEGGVCWSNEA; encoded by the exons TGATACGTATCTTCAACGTCACGTACACATTAGGAAACATGACGTTTACAAGTGCCACTGTGGAGGAGGTTTTGCCGGATCTTTCAACTGCTCTTGCGAACCCGCTTGGACCTGACTTCACGACCACGA TTATGGATCCATGTTCCACTTCACTGCACTTGTGTCACGTGGATGCTACGTGTATCGACGTAGATGAGACGATGGGAATATTTcaatgcaaatgcaatgtgGGTTTTAATCAAACAGCGAGTATCGCCACCTTTGACGGGAATCGATCCCTTATTCCTGACGGCACATTTTGCCCGG ACCTCGACGAATGTGCGTCCGGCAATCATGATTGCGATGAACAGTCCACTTGTTTCAACACCAGAGGGAGCTATACCTGCACTTGCGAAATAGGATTTACAGGAACCGGTGTCGAGTGCAAAG ATGTTGACGAATGCGAAGAGGAAATTTGCGACAGAAATGCAAAGTGCTTTAACTATGGTGGCAGTTTTAGTTGTGATTGCAACTCTGGCTTCACTGGGGATGGTTTTAAATGCGAAG ATATTGACGAATGTCTGTTCATTACGTCATGTCCGACCAACTCAAGCTGCACAAATGCGATCGGAAGTTACGTATGTGATTGTGACGTAGGATTCTATTGGGACGGCCTGGATTGTCAAA ATATGGACGAATGCGCCACGCCACTGCACGCATGCCACTCAAACGCCAGATGCGTGGACAACTTTGGAAGCTATTTCTGCGAATGTTTGTTTGGTTACCATGGCGACGGGGTCACGTGCTCAG ATGTTGATGAATGTTGGACACCGGGACTCAACAATTGCCACGAGAACGCTACGTGTCGTAACACCATTGGAGGATTTTTTTGTCAATGCCTTCCGGGTTTCAACGGTGATGGTGTCACCTGTGACGCAATAAAAg AGGGCTTGGTGCTTTCTTGCCCCGACATTAGACTCAGTATGACGTCGTCATACCAACTGAATGCCATCTTGTTGTGTGATTACGTCAAATGGAGAGTGACGTCATTATCGAAATGGCTGTCAACTTTAAAAACGTGGCG GGATTGCTTGTTCTCCGGTGATGTCATAGATCTCGACTGCGTGGACTTGAACGTAACGTGTGTCAATAAAATACAAGAAAGTATTCATTATGACGCATTCGGATGCGCTGTGCACGTGTGTCCAGACGGACAAT ATGACGTCAGCGGCGGGGAGATATGGAAGAAAGACCTCTCGCGATGGGCGGAAGTCTATCTGACGTGGAGGAGCGCTATGTTGGAGGGCGGAGTGTGTTGGAGCAATGAAGCTTGA
- the LOC143462546 gene encoding nuclear pore complex protein Nup155-like — protein sequence MAIEMDSSNISPSSQACSGLQDVVAVINKLLLHDRESIDLSAQLGVTSMYSGICSGLKSEDYPSSDVIEPPLITDVRRVPLPPELVEQFAHMQCNCIIGVFPEIGRAWLTVDSDIFVWRYADGDDLAYFDGLSETILSVALVQPKQGIFRDHIKYLLVLTTPLDIVILGVSFAGDDVNNEMHLLPDPLFSLSSDGVYLLHTVGTDNGRIFTGGKDGCLYEVTYQASGGWFSRKCNKINHSRSRFSFLLPSVVSVWLNEEDSICQLTVDDTRNILYSRSEKGTITVYDLGSDGQSVGCVAQLRLPSIQRRARDIASGVEPSNFNELVYITPITLRESRYLHLVAVTQSGVRLYFMTCQAATGDVVKLRPTGIHLVHVRLPPGFTGSSIHRPMSVHSAHYNTGSLLLASSSGDDGILWCINRDMYAFDKMLRESQCNFGLDGRAWVIAEVATPFSPLTAAVLPAGSTAGLPPNPPIHVVQHIQRPSEYVIISSQGCHMFNKLRPVDQLRHLLESTSDVESQSVENFFKLYKDGEAGCCCIILAMSAVPTDFHIAERATAAFTHHWGIPQVSLQQGVSLTSPMPLRGMSGLEAMSPISLRNPPQQFNATRTPGGLPVISTPMPGSNPPLLANQSPGTFQSVPTFPDPSSDMYFYTTRQHSVYKMFARIMRPLWDAKLVEDYVVTEGGKQKSFVVNRIDVEVVSLVLNDLIAFKKFFNKHCTSQVQWRESISSDRNVGRNFRRPVEANSVQRDLQKRQLAEVATAELSWMRFLHDLLHKSTEVLGLWRILLHHQLHVLFESLDKVSQTALKSATFEGFILSGQALCSALISALVGKYLDDNSTIDALSSQLREVCPALYSPDDAICSKASELLNAVRSVPVSQRIELLEEAVRLFQQVAHSINLPVVVQQLQAARYYTGVVELCLHAASKRDEEELALKLYKSSLAANDPGVDPGFRKAYLSRVECYKCVTDMLDELMLAGESHPQTPSVPTKPGPPQPVQSGSSSSSLGALQAEDARQHADSCMKLALRSNDELFHVTLYEWMLRKRLPAQLLRVTSPFIESFLQRVAESHEENPTSLGAAGSDLLWQYYERNGQHVSAASILGNLAEKPGSDRDLSKRIEYLSRARMNAKSVTSVTADSATGGQLLHELEEKLEVAQIQLETYEQLKELNETDAARTINYSLLDVTQLYREYAEPYQLAEGKLAIVHCAGLHDPSLVESLWQNIVEHELHKRASSDVTMTASLQHKLIQLGKRYLSSQRYFPIEFLAGYFEKMSMSRGWSLNWAFTIFLESGLPLVELLDVYGNVHKQKLPCWSEQDDPFRILFVINEMLKIFLDQPNNQVPSDRQRRNFVDRSLDALSVHLVQLHSVTSPNESVRALMTELRRTQASLQAMQERR from the exons ATGGCTATAGAGATGGATAGCTCAAACATTTCACCTTCTTCACAAGCTTGCTCTGGTTTGCAAGATGTTGTCGCTGTAATCAACAAACTTCTGCTTCATGATCGAGAATCGATTGACTTATCAGCACAGTTGGGTGTCACATCGATGT atTCTGGTATTTGTAGCGGATTAAAAAGTGAAGATTACCCGAGCAGTGATGTCATAGAGCCTCCTCTTATAACTGATGTTCGACGAGTGCCTCTTCCACCTGAGCTCGTCGAGCAATTTGCTC ACATGCAGTGTAACTGTATTATCGGCGTCTTTCCTGAAATTGGTCGTGCTTGGCTGACGGTTGACTCTGATATATTTGTATGGCGATATGCTGACGGTGATGATCTGGCATATTTCGACGGATTGTCAGAAACCATTCTCAGTGTCGCACTTGTTCAGCCAAAGCAAG GAATATTCCGAGACCACATCAAATACTTGCTTGTGCTCACAACCCCACTGGATATTGTCATACTTGGAGTTAGCTTTGCTGGGGACG ATGTTAACAACGAGATGCACCTGTTGCCTGACCCACTCTTCTCTCTCTCTTCTGACGGCGTTTATCTCCTGCACACGGTCGGCACCGATAATGGACGGATATTTACCGGCGGCAAGGATGGTTGTCTCTACGAAGTAACATACCAA GCGAGTGGAGGCTGGTTTAGtagaaaatgcaacaaaataaatcactCGCGGAGTCGATTTTCTTTTCTGCTTCCGTCTGTCGTCAGTGTCTGGTTGAATGAAGAAG ATTCGATTTGCCAGCTCACCGTCGATGATACGAGGAATATTTTGTACTCGAGATCAGAGAAAGGAACCATCACT GTTTATGATCTCGGCAGCGACGGTCAGAGTGTGGGATGCGTGGCACAACTGCGGCTGCCCTCAATCCAGCGAAGAGCGCGCGACATCGCCTCTGGTGTTGAACCTTCCAACTTTAACGAACTTGTTTATATCACACCCATAACTTTACGAGAGTCGCGTTATCTACACTTGGTGGCAGTAACGCAGTCAG GAGTCCGTTTATATTTCATGACCTGCCAGGCAGCGACAGGAGATGTGGTAAAGTTACGACCGACGGGTATCCACCTTGTCCATGTGCGACTTCCTCCCGGTTTTACGGGGTCTTCCATCCACAGACCGATGTCTGTTCATTCCGCGCACTACAACACAG GAAGTCTGCTCTTGGCATCCTCAAGTGGTGATGATGGTATCCTGTGGTGTATCAACCGTGATATGTACGCCTTTGATAAGATGCTTCGTGAAAGCCAG TGTAACTTCGGCCTTGACGGACGAGCGTGGGTAATAGCGGAGGTTGCTACCCCATTCTCACCCCTCACAGCTGCTGTTCTCCCTGCTGGGTCCACTGCGGGTTTACCCCCAAACCCCCCGATCCACGTGGTCCAGCACATTCAAAGACCATCAGAATATGTCATCATCTCATCCCAG GGCTGTCACATGTTCAACAAACTTCGACCGGTTGATCAGTTGCGCCATTTATTGGAATCAACTTCTGATGTCGAATCTCAGAGCgttgaaaatttctttaagCTTTATAAG GACGGGGAAGCCGGGTGTTGTTGCATCATCCTCGCAATGTCCGCCGTCCCCACCGATTTCCACATCGCCGAGCGTGCCACTGCTGCGTTCACCCACCATTGGGGAATCCCCCAGGTTTCACTGCAGCAGGGAGTTTCCCTCACGTCACCCATGCCTCTGCGGGGGATGTCCGGGTTAGAAGCGATGTCGCCCATATCTTTAAGAAATCCCCCACAACAATTCAACGCGACAAGGACACCAGGTGGAC TGCCAGTAATTAGCACCCCCATGCCTGGCAGCAATCCCCCCCTTCTTGCAAACCAGTCTCCAGGGACATTCCAGAGTGTCCCAACATTCCCGG ATCCTTCAAGCGATATGTACTTTTACACAACGAGACAGCATAGTGTTTATAAGATGTTTGCTCGAATCATGAGGCCGTTGTGGGATGCGAAACTGGTGGAGGATTATGTTGTCACTGAAGGTGGAAAACAGAAATCGTTT GTTGTCAACAGGATCGATGTTGAAGTCGTGTCCCTCGTTTTAAATGATTTGATCgcttttaagaaattttttaacaaacattGCACGAGTCAGGTTCAATGGAG GGAGAGTATTTCATCTGATCGTAACGTGGGAAGAAATTTTCGTCGTCCTGTAGAAGCTAACAGCGTGCAGCGAGATTTACAGAAGCGCCAGCTCG CCGAAGTTGCAACGGCGGAGTTATCATGGATGCGGTTTCTTCATGATCTACTCCATAAATCCACGGAGGTGCTTGGTCTGTGGAGGATCTTGCTCCATCATCAACTACATGTCTTGTTCGAGTCTCTTGATAAG GTTTCTCAAACTGCTCTGAAAAGCGCCACATTCGAAGGCTTCATATTGTCAGGACAAGCT CTGTGTAGTGCGCTGATATCTGCGTTAGTCGGGAAGTACTTGGACGATAATTCCACCATCGATGCACTGAGCAGTCAACTTCGTGAAGTATGCCCAGCCCTCTACTCCCCCGATGATGCAATTTGTTCCAAG gcAAGTGAGCTGCTCAACGCGGTACGAAGCGTTCCAGTTTCTCAGAGAATTGAATTACTCGAAGAGGCAGTGCGGTTGTTTCAACAGGTTGCGCATTCGATCAACCTTCCTGTGGTCGTGCAACAGCTGCAAGCTG CTCGCTACTACACAGGAGTCGTGGAGTTGTGTCTCCATGCCGCATCCAAGAGAGACGAGGAAGAACTTGCTCTTAAACTTTACAAATCATCTCTCGCCGCCAACGATCCAGGAGTAGATCCTGGTTTCAGAAAAGCATATTTGTCAAG GGTGGAGTGTTACAAATGCGTCACTGACATGCTCGATGAACTGATGTTAGCCGGGGAGAGTCACCCGCAAACCCCAAGCGTCCCCACCAAGCCTGGACCCCCACAACCTGTGCAAAGCGGGTCAAGTTCAAGTTCATTGGGGGCCCTGCAAGCTGAAGATGCACGACAGCAT GCTGACTCTTGCATGAAACTCGCTCTCAGATCCAACGATGAACTTTTCCACGTCACCTTGTACGAATGGATGCTCCGGAAGAGGCTCCCTGCTCAACTACTACGA GTGACGTCACCATTCATTGAATCCTTCCTTCAGAGGGTAGCAGAGAGCCATGAGGAGAATCCGACATCCCTGGGAGCTGCAGGTAGTGACCTCTTGTGGCAGTATTATGAGCGCAACGGACAACACGTGTCGGCCGCCTCCATACTGGGCAACCTCGCCGAGAAACCAGG TAGCGACAGGGACCTTTCAAAGCGCATCGAATATCTTTCAAGAGCCAGGATGAACGCAAAGAGCGTCACCTCCGTCACTGCTGACTCCGCCACTGGAGGGCAGCTTTTACACGAGCTTGAGGAAAAGTTGGag GTGGCCCAGATACAGCTGGAGACCTACGAGCAGTTGAAGGAACTGAACGAAACCGACGCAGCCCGGACCATCAATTACAGCTTGCTTGACGTCACGCAG TTATACAGAGAATATGCGGAACCATACCAGCTGGCTGAGGGCAAGTTGGCGATAGTTCATTGCGCCGGTTTGCACGACCCGTCCTTAGTAGAATCTCTGTGGCAGAACATCGTTGAACACG AGCTACACAAGCGTGCGTCATCAGATGTCACCATGACAGCGAGCTTACAACACAAGTTAATCCAACTCGGCAAGCGCTATTTGTCGTCACAGCGGTACTTCCCCATAG AATTTCTGGCGGGATATTTTGAGAAGATGTCTATGTCGAGGGGCTGGAGTTTGAACTGGGCGTTCACCATTTTCCTCGAATCCGGTCTCCCGCTTGTTGAGTTACTTGATGTCTATGGGAACGTGCACAAGCAGAAG CTTCCATGCTGGTCGGAGCAGGACGACCCGTTCCGAATCCTCTTCGTGATCAACGAGATGTTGAAGATCTTCCTCGATCAGCCCAACAACCAAGTCCCCTCAGACCGACAGAG GCGGAACTTTGTGGATCGCTCATTGGACGCCCTTTCCGTTCATCTCGTCCAATTACATTCCGTTACGTCACCAAACGAGAGCGTCCGCGCTTTGATGACCGAATTGAGACGTACCCAGGCAAGTTTGCAGGCGATGCAAGAACGACGATGA
- the LOC143461778 gene encoding uncharacterized protein LOC143461778 yields the protein MNCGPLALMEAERYLCQNLFEDADFKADSTSCTLYRENFGNLLLNMTDVSCLENYCLMCHDAKPPKSFHGDTINWVSCEECRRWCHEICPKGCCLKSAFTCQHH from the exons ATGAATTGTGGCCCTCTTGCATTAATG GAAGCAGAACGTTATTTGtgccaaaatttgtttgaagacGCAGATTTCAAAGCGGATTCAACATCGTGTACTTTGTACAGAGAGAATTTTGGCAACTTATTGCTCAATATGACAG ATGTAAGTTGTTTGGAAAATTACTGTCTCATGTGTCATGATGCAAAACCACCAAAATCATTTCATGGAGACACAATAAATTGG GTGTCCTGTGAAGAATGTAGAAGGTGGTGCCATGAGATTTGTCCAAAAGGTTGCTGTTTAAAGAGCGCATTTACATGTCAGCATCACTAA
- the LOC143461777 gene encoding integrator complex subunit 13-like, whose translation MSDSDHKTVFLIDHGPAMGESSKQMVEYDIATKSRPQGVVPLAPVAKSLWTSSIEALCEYCRIVWDIFPHNKLLRFVVGDTSARFLNSWNKEEQNLNHLMKSLSGVGPPLKKADGNIMVGLVSAVGAVAQQTSAQNKLLSSGSSVSNRGRIVCITQLKNDVHLKTIVDCACDAVNKHCESASTNEGMLPIDSLELVIIHVKPFGSNSAITEHSLTPASKNPKVLVEAQDVKATRHGIAIANRLLHLVQRHFDLSVTSITGIPMKEEQHANSSANYDVLLLHRRLPGTAIRESEHSMWDGELSSTMLLKWGTPKINYNELYHCTGAARVSPVDVNSRPSLCLTNFLLNGRSVSLEHWNNRPDGAAAGSGGSRQMTHMISCRGSDIFLHALGIFRPPFEDPPNISDGPGGKVKDYRISDFGEIIKHNHLLPLGGRVKSGTLPIDGAMAKLDRRTRYWPLVYSKSIIFNLAKTVDPLLEAIVKENLTPDDVLQCQRVIYNLIGLERDGAALPLVTSAGSLSRGINKQSKREEQYKSMWRELEDLLRAHSSTSSKHMDILDCMLECIGKGKSSRTSSSVDKLKSNVRSGANEIYESPESPPPLKKSKTENESSARIRPQKGTQSLLSMWTQRVENTNSQRHVEFYGRLASDGNKAVLYPNFEEDPNNAQNTPANQDRQTSRHGHHRYQGHHRSGTGGGTREEGGRSGRNTPQGSKPKMAKKTQKPYPQ comes from the exons ATGTCCGATAGTGAccataaaactgtttttcttATTGACCATGGACCGGCCATGGGAGAATCATCAAAGCAAATGGTTGAATATGACATTGCTACAAAGTCAAGACCACAG GGCGTGGTTCCATTAGCTCCTGTTGCTAAGTCATTGTGGACGAGCAGCATCGAGGCGCTGTGTGAATATTGCCGGATTGTCTGGGATATTTTTCCTCACAATAAGTTGCTTCGCTTTGTGGTTGGCGACACGTCAGCAAGGTTTCTTAACTCATGGAATAAAGAGGAGCAGAATCTTAATCAT CTCATGAAATCGTTATCTGGAGTAGGTCCACCGTTAAAAAAAGCTGATGGCAATATTATGGTGGGTTTGGTATCTGCTGTTGGAGCCGTTGCTCAACAAACCTCTGCTCAGAACAAACTTCTTTCATCGGGATCCTCTGTCTCCAACAGAGGACGCATTGTTTGCATCACACAACTGAAAAA CGATGTTCACCTCAAAACAATTGTAGATTGTGCGTGTGATGCCGTTAACAAACATTGTGAATCTGCATCTACAAATGAAGG aaTGTTGCCGATAGACAGTCTCGAGCTGGTCATTATCCACGTGAAGCCATTTGGGAGCAATTCCGCCATAACTGAGCATAGTTTAACTCCAGCTTCAAAGAATCCAAAAGTTTTAGTCGAAGCTCAAGATGTGAAAGCAACTCGTCATGGAATAGCGATCGCAAACAGGCTGCTACATCTCGTGCAACGTCACTTTGATCTCTCCGTCACGAGTATAACCGGCATTCCGATGAAG GAAGAGCAACACGCCAACAGCTCGGCAAACTATGACGTGCTGCTACTACATCGTCGGTTGCCTGGAACAGCGATCAGGGAATCAGAACACTCGATGTGGGACGGGGAACTTTCCTCCACGATGCTCCTGAAGTGGGGAACTCCTAAAATTAACTACAACG AGCTTTATCATTGTACCGGGGCAGCCAGAGTCAGTCCGGTCGACGTCAACAGTCGACCGTCCCTCTGCTTGACCAACTTTCTACTCAATGGCCGATCGGTTTCTCTTGAACACTGGAACAATCGACCAGATGGGGCCGCTGCTGGATCAGGGGGCTCTCGTCAGATGACCCACATGATCTCGTGTCGGGGTTCGGATATTTTCCTCCATGCACTGGGGATTTTTCGGCCCCCGTTTGAGGACCCACCAAACATATCGGATGGCCCAGGCGGAAAAGTCAAGGATTACAGGATCAGT GACTTCGGCGAGATCATAAAGCACAATCACTTACTGCCACTTGGTGGTCGTGTGAAGAGTGGAACTTTGCCAATAGATGGAGCCATGGCCAAGCTTGATAGAAGGACTAGATACTGGCCGCTGGTTTATTCCAAGTCGATTATTTTTAACCTGGCAAAGACGGTGGATCCCCTCTTAGAGGCCATTGTCAAG GAAAATCTGACACCTGATGACGTGCTGCAATGTCAACGGGTCATCTACAATTTGATTGGTTTAGAGCGGGATGGTGCTGCGTTGCCATTGGTCACTTCTGCCGGAAGTTTAAGCCGTGGAATCAACAAACAATCGAAGAG agaGGAACAATACAAATCGATGTGGAGGGAGTTGGAGGATTTGCTGAGAGCTCACTCGTCGACGTCATCGAAGCACATGGACATCCTTGACTGCATGCTTGAGTGCATCGGGAAAGGCAAGAGCTCCAGGACGAGCTCTTCCGTCGACAAACTGAAGAG CAACGTGAGGTCGGGAGCAAACGAGATCTACGAATCCCCGGAGTCTCCTCCTCCTCTGAAAAAGTCGAAGACGGAAAACGAATCCTCAGCCAGGATCCGTCCGCAGAAAG GTACACAATCGTTACTGAGTATGTGGACGCAGCGGGTGGAGAACACGAATTCACAAAGACACGTTGAGTTTTACGGACGACTGGCCAGCGATGGCAACAAAGCGGTCCTCTACCCCAACTTCGAAGAAGACCCCAACAACGCCCAGAACACGCCCGCCAACCAGGATAGGCAGACATCCAG GCACGGACACCATCGGTACCAGGGCCACCACAGATCAGGGACGGGCGGAGGCACCCGAGAAGAGGGGGGCAGAAGTGGAAGAAATACCCCCCAGGGGTCCAAGCCGAAGATGGCGAAGAAAACGCAGAAACCTTACCcacagtga